The Augochlora pura isolate Apur16 chromosome 4, APUR_v2.2.1, whole genome shotgun sequence genome segment GATAGATTATTAGCAGAAATATTCTTAAAGTATAAAGATTACGTGGAAAACTATCATGAACACGATTCCCTTTTGGAAAATAAGGtaactgaaaataaatttacagtttttgaTACTCTACTATTCTTGTCTTTTCattctcattttcattttcattttcattttcattttcatgcCTGTAGGCCGAAGAAGAATTgaacgaagaagaaagaaaacaagcCTGGCTAGAGTACGAAGaggagaagaaaggaaaaccAATGATTCAGTATACGGGAGCAGTTAATTATCCAACCGGTGGAATGTTGAATCGGTATAACAATGTAACACCATGGATGAACATTAACAACGATTATGAGAAACTCCAAGAACTGATACGCAAAGACGTGAGTACAGAAATGAACTATCTATGATTTCTGTGTTTAGGTATGtagaacgatttatttatgcatCTTATATTACGCAGTATCCAAACGCAACACCCGAATATCAAAAATTGATGACGACACGAGTTTTAACCGATATGTACAGCTATTGGGAGAGACAGGCTTTTCATGGCACTAACAATACGGTATCGTGATTTACTACTTAAACGTCccatgatatttttatcactgggaatttattcttctagataaaatgcaattatcaaaaaattagctaattttgcataaaaggTTACTTTATTTATGCGTTACCGCCGATGATGCTGAATTTTAAAGTTGAATTTTACACCAtatcgaaattttatcaatatcaATGAAATGTAaccttttatttataattaccaaCAATTATCAATTGTTGTCGAATGACTGATTAAGAAATTCGTAACTATATCGATGATGAATTGTTTaaggattattattaaaatacccATTTTAACGTAGTTCCCACATACACAGATgtcgaatattattcaaatgccTTCTACAATggtgaatattaataacacaaGCGTTCAAGATACAAGAACCGAGATGCCATTTACTTATGTGAATAGTAGGAGCGCTGATCCGAAAGATGGGGACGACGATGACGTTGTAGaggtaattatataataaatccgCGTAACAACAATCATTTTCAATGATTGGAATTCCTTAAACTTATAACGACAAAAATACTGTGCTGTGACATTCAGGTGATTCCGACTACAACGAGTGGTAAAAGCAAAAACCAAGAAGAATGAACGCTATAGAAGAACAAAGACTAATTAATTGGGAAACAATAATGCACACTTCGCGTTGTTGTGTCtacaatgataattataacgTGTTCGCTACTATTATTCAGTCGAAGAAGAACCTCGCATAAAAACATGCATGACACTGGTGCGCAAACAAAATGTTcacaatatacagggtgggatATTTTAAACAGGTCACCTGAATAACTTGcttgtttttgaaaataaaagaaaatgcatTAGACCAAAGTTACTTTTCTCCCACCTTCAAAAACAAGCGAGTTATTCAGGTGACCTGTTTAAAATGCCCCACCCTGTAGATTACATATCacacgtatatgtatatgtcaCACATGACTAGCGAACATGTAATGTCATTGTACTAATTACTGACAAAACTATATTCAtcatacgatttttttaagttttatacatatacaaacGTGACAAATCTATTATGAATAAGTTACAtaggatttattattactagtaGCGGTAACAGCTTTTGTCGTGCATATACTAGAATCAGTATTAATGTACTATAACACTATTGTAACctttcttatattaatattatcattaatagtaaatagtacttgttttaatgaattttatcgtttttataattgtatcatAGTTTAGAAATTGTAGATtcgacaattaaaaattgtagtcaattttattgaattaaaagcCCATCTTTTCTGgcaaaacatttttccaacCTCGTTTTAATAAAGTTCGTAATTCTTCTCTTAATCGTTGGTATCTCGGAAAGtctactaaatttttattttcgtttttatcagtTTGATGGTCATACAATTCCTCTGCGATAAGGACATTCCAATTCGGTGCTTTCGTTTCTGGATTAAATTGGAGCCAGGCTGTATAACGATAATGATCTTTCCTTAGAGTGTATCCCATGATTTTGATTTCCTTCAGACGAGGTTCGTCGCTGCTTGGATTTATTGAAGGATCGACACTTGGTCTAGGATATTGTCCAAAAGCAGCTTTCTTCCATGGTAGTAActgcaaattttttaatatgaatagatcttataaaattttgattgttgcaatattaattGCTGTACCTCTTGTTTCATAGTGGCTCTTATAAGCGGTACAAGAGAAATTCCTTCGCTGCAAACAAACTGTGGACGTGCAATAGTTCGTTCCATTCGTGTGGCAtcttttgtttccttttcatTGTGGCAAATTGGTATTGGAACGTTTGCCAAATCAGCGATAGTTGGAAAAATGTCAACCAGCTCTACCATGGAATCTATGGTCACTTGTTTCATTGATAGATCGAGTGTAGTATTTCCTATGTCTGacattgatattattaatggtACTCTAAGGACAGCATcgaaattactatattttcccCATGCTGCATGTTCACCTAACGACCATCCTATTCAAATATTAAGTTTGAATATacgaagaattgaaaaattcggcGTTTTATCGTAATTTTAACTCACCGTGATCGGACATAAGTATTATGGTAGTAGTTTTCCGAATCGATAGATTttctaattcatttaataattttccaattagtTCATCGATATAAGATACAGCTGCGTAATAAGATTGAATAATTAACTTGCCAAAACTATCTGAAAAACAAACAGCCGTGAAGATATATTTACTCCAGTAGTAATACAACTTTCTCAATCATACTTGGTATTTTATCCCATGGAAACTGGAGATTCAAAGTTTCAATGTCCTCCCTTTTTCTTAAATCGATCCAAGGATTATACGCAACGCTACTGACATTTTCCGGCCACTTGTATGGCTCAGGTACGTCAAATTTGTGCAATGGATGGTATTCTGAAAGTGTttcttacataaataaatccaaCAATATTGGAAACAACGGACATAATTGACGAGACTAATGAAGTTTACTTAAATATCTTTTAGGATACTTGAACGGTATGTGGGGCTTCAGAAATCCAACTGCCAAGAAGAAAGGAGTCGAATTGTTTGCACGagtttgtaaaaaatgtttagcTTCATGTAGGATTTCTATGTCTGGCAGAGTTTTATGTGGCATTGATGAAACTTTAACAGGACATACCTAAAAACAAGATAGTTCGAggtgatattaattatatagacATCAATTATATGTTcaaagaaacaattgaaaaatattagtgACAAGATTTGATGCAGGTGGTAAATTGAAGTTTGTTTGGCAAACTGgagtatttttgtatttttctgtatatGGGTGGAATGGTACTTCTGTCCATGAGTAAGGGCTATCATCCGAGTTATTTGAACTAATTCCTGTAAAGGATTCTGCATCAGATAAGCAGGTACAATAATAACGCGTTTACGTATTTGATGTATTGAACACCTGGATGAAAAACCTTTCCTATAGACTTGGTAATATATccgttattttttaaatgttgcgGCAATGTTGTAAAATTGCCAACATCTTCTCTccaataactataaaaatcataaagtTGTAACGAATCCGGTCTCCTACTTgttagaaatgaatttctacTTGGAGCACACAAGGCTTGCTGAAAAATGCATTACTCTGTAAGATCATCTCAACAGATTGATTTTATCGTTTTGATTTCCTCTGAAACAAATGTACTAAAAAGATGCAGTGCTTGATACTAACCTGAGCAAACGCATGCGAAAAGATGGCTGAATTTTTTGCCAATTGGTTTATGTTTGGAGTGTAAGCATTTTTGTCACCATAACATTCTAAAGCTGGTCTTAAATCATCGACAACTATTAGAAGAAAGTTTTGTCTTTGCGTTGCACACcaatcaattaaatttatcaaatatagtattaaaagCATCTTATAGTCTATAATGGTCAATGCAACTGAAATTAGGTGCGACGAACTACTTTTCCGGTGGAAGCTGCCGAGAATTTAAAGCACATATTTAATGGTATTATACGTTATAGAAACATTTAGGTTATATAGCTAAAGGGGACGATTAAGCGATCTATTTATGGAGTAATCTGATCAATTCCAGGAGCTTTTCTTTAGCTCACTATTGcactttatttttcaacgtacagacatacaaataaaaatgctacgTAATACTTACAGTTCTACAATATCTAGTATAATAACTACAATGACatgtgtaatataaattacattaaaataatacaataatataaaatagtaaaaatcagTATGGAAAGTCAagaattttatgtaacatGCGCACAAATGTTGCAGCaagttcattattttctttgcattttatttttaagtttgCCACTCCAGGCTTATAGAcctatgaaattgtatttatggTTGATTCATTCATGTTCGCAGTGTTCAATTGAGAATTAACATTATCAACTTGTCTGAGTTGCTTTTCAtgtcttattatatttatttaacactctaaattacaaacaatttgCTGCATTCGAATATATTCTTTGTTTCCGGCGATTCTTTCGATAATTCTGGCgatattcttttcttcttttaataaatactgtcACGCGAAAAACAGCTGTTCAACTTGGAACAACTTTttccaacaaattttaatacttttcttCAAGTAATGGCCAAGTTAGAAGTCATCGAAAAACGACTCAGATGTTTTCTTTCTATTCCGAATATATAGTATTCAGATATAGGATAATAAAAACGTGAGTATTGAACGAGGGTCGTTGCACtcaaaattatagtaaaagcGTAATAAAGAATGACTAGCCAAAGggatgaataataaaaaaaaaaaaaacaaaagagcGGAAGAGCTCGTAAAGAGAAAGGAACTACGATGTTTCTTAAATCGAATGCTTACGGCCCTAGTCGAATACTCTAATGTATACTGCTACAATTATGTATCCTCACAGTTAAAGACTGAGTAGTTCACCTCGAATCAATCTCGGGTTTCCTTTTTAACAATCGACGATAATCTTTGTTCGTCGGTATTCTTCGTACAGtcatttacattaatattatgcTTTGCCTTAAAGTCAGTCTTAAAATTTACTTGGGAACTGGTAGTATCATCTTTGAACATTTCAGTGTAATGAAAACTACTCCCATTTCCAGTCTTTGTGTTTGTGCTAGCATTATTGCCAGAACCATTCGAGTGCACTTCACTGAAGTGTTTGTACAGCATTGCAGTTGTACTGAATTCCGTTTCGCATCCTGGAATCTTGCATCTGAAACATATGTATGGTTAGTAAAATACTTGGAAACTAGGATAGAACATACTTACCGAAATACTTCATTATTCTTAGTTCCTTGTACTACTGGCAGTTTTGAATTAGCATGATTGTCCTGGTAATGCTTCCATAAACCAGTTACATTGCTTACTTGCGCTCCACAACCAGGAATCTTGCATCTAAGTagcatataataaattagaaataatacaataatattcgtCATCATTAAAGTGTTTTGAAACTTACAAGAAAAAACTAACTGTTGAAGCTTTCCCTTGTTTTAGTTTTACTATTGATTTGCTAGAATTTGAACTAAATGTATTCGCTACTAGTTTATGACTGTCTTGATGATGACGGTAATgggatatatatttatattttcttccgCAGCCGTTCGTGGCACACTTGTAGATCTCCTGTTTGTATCTAGACATACGTTGTTTCTTTGGAGTGTATTCTTCGTCGTCGGAACAGTTGCTGTTCGTTTCTATAGCATTATCTTCATTTTTCGAAGCATCGCGATTCAAATCGTTCCTGAAGATTCGTTCGAGATTATCCAATTCTATTCTGTGTTCCGGATTCTTCGAGCTCACGGTACAAACATCGTTCTTCGAATTTTTGGTAATCGTAATATCTCCATTTACATAGACTACATTATTCTTCTCTTGGGAATGTTCTACTTGAAGTTCTGAACACTTATTCGTATTGCCTTCGTACTTGCATAGGAAATTGTCTGTAcctaacaataaattctcagCGATGGCGTAGCCGGTGGCTTCATTCAGTGACTCGCCCGTAGACGAGTAATCTTCTTTGTTCGAGCTAtcgtttgaaacattttgatCGTGCGAGGCTTCTTTCTTCTGCTGCTGCATATTattgtttctataaatatctTGCTCGTTATTATCATCGTATTGGTGTTGTTTTATTGCAAAAGCTTCATTCTGTCTCTTTTCGTAGCAATCCTCCGTGCTCTGTACAACTTCCTCATCCATTGCATTTTCCAGATCCTCGAAACATATAACTTCTGGTTCTGTCGGCAGAGTTGGAGGCTGTCTGTGACAGCTTTCGATATGTTCTTCTAAGTTACTACTGGTTGTGTGTAAAGACCCGCAATTCGTGTATGgacatataaatacatttgttTCGTTATTATGCCATTCTTGATAATGACGCCACATGCTACCAGGATCAGACAATTCTTCCCCACATCCTGGCTCTCGGCAGCTGTACAAAAATGAACATATTACATAAGCATTGGTTCATTACAAAAAGAATTAATGGAGATCAACTCACATGAATCTAATCTTCAAAGCTTCAAGAGTTTCGTGTGTTTTATATTCATCTTGGTTCGTAAATACTTTGCCACAATCTCGTTGTTTGCATGTATATatttcctaaaaaaaaaaaagatattccGTGAAATCGATCGTAATACGGCGAGTGTGAAAAACAAGCGCACAGTAAAAATGAACGAGTGCCCTGGGTAAATCGGTAAACGCTACGATGATTTGTTTTGAGTTAGGGGTCGTTGAACCCGTGAAATGGCTCCGGCGGTTTTACCTTTTTCGGGGCTATTTCCTCGATGGTGCGATTTCTCGACACGAATCTGATGACGCTGACTTCGGTAGGCCTGTCTGTGCAGGCATCCGTACCCTGGCCCATCCTGGCCGGTGTCCGCGGAAAAACGGCTGTGAACGATGCGTTTCGTGGCCTCACATAACCTGCGCTCATCGAGACGGGTGGTTCGGTAAGGAATTTTTCCTATACCTTGAATGAAAGTCCCGGACGCGCGATCATATCTACGAACGGGATGCTTTGTCGGGCTACTTACCAACAAAGTGCGCTCCCGTTCGCGCCGGTTTATCTTTCTTCTTGCACTTCACATTATACCGacgttaataatatcaatcaCTTGTTGTCATTTCAGTGCAACCGGGCTACCATTGCTTTCACGACCACCATTAACTCTTCCCGCTCCCGCACCTCTAAATACAATTGAGAACCACTGTTAGGGAATGCGCCGTTACAGAGTCGTTAGAACTTGGAACCTAACGAATCCAATGTTAGTTTTTCAACTGGCAAACCTGGCGTAGGCGCATTTATCGctgtaaatgcataaacatattttcaatatttattcggcTACAACcgtatactaatttttatcggTCTTTTATCGTCCACTCGTAGTTTTCATCATTACAGGAAATGTTATCTCTATAAAGGAACCAATGTTCAGGCAGACATTTGACCACGTGACACTATGGCCATGTACATATTTCGAGCAGAACATTCGAATATTTGGCAAACGTCACAGAATTGCGCCACGATTCCGTCGACAATGGCGTCAATTTTCAAATCACCGCTTCCTATTCCCTcttctaaattattctttcttatGATCTTAGCCGTCGTTTTCATTTCACGTTTGCAAAAGATTCGAGTAATGATTTTGAAGTTGTACGTTTTAAGCGATAGACTCTACGATGTATTGTTAAAAAGATTTCAAGTTTTCGTGCTTTTCGATAGCCATCAGCTGATTCTTGTAAATCGAAAAGCCATTTTCACTTTCGAAGACATTTCACTTCTCATAAGACAAAAGGTGCGAAAAATTttaa includes the following:
- the Ids gene encoding iduronate 2-sulfatase; its protein translation is MLLILYLINLIDWCATQRQNFLLIVVDDLRPALECYGDKNAYTPNINQLAKNSAIFSHAFAQQALCAPSRNSFLTSRRPDSLQLYDFYSYWREDVGNFTTLPQHLKNNGYITKSIGKVFHPGISSNNSDDSPYSWTEVPFHPYTEKYKNTPVCQTNFNLPPASNLVCPVKVSSMPHKTLPDIEILHEAKHFLQTRANNSTPFFLAVGFLKPHIPFKYPKRYLKYHPLHKFDVPEPYKWPENVSSVAYNPWIDLRKREDIETLNLQFPWDKIPNSFGKLIIQSYYAAVSYIDELIGKLLNELENLSIRKTTTIILMSDHGWSLGEHAAWGKYSNFDAVLRVPLIISMSDIGNTTLDLSMKQVTIDSMVELVDIFPTIADLANVPIPICHNEKETKDATRMERTIARPQFVCSEGISLVPLIRATMKQELLPWKKAAFGQYPRPSVDPSINPSSDEPRLKEIKIMGYTLRKDHYRYTAWLQFNPETKAPNWNVLIAEELYDHQTDKNENKNLVDFPRYQRLREELRTLLKRGWKNVLPEKMGF
- the LOC144468496 gene encoding uncharacterized protein LOC144468496 isoform X2, with the protein product MGQGTDACTDRPTEVSVIRFVSRNRTIEEIAPKKEIYTCKQRDCGKVFTNQDEYKTHETLEALKIRFICREPGCGEELSDPGSMWRHYQEWHNNETNVFICPYTNCGSLHTTSSNLEEHIESCHRQPPTLPTEPEVICFEDLENAMDEEVVQSTEDCYEKRQNEAFAIKQHQYDDNNEQDIYRNNNMQQQKKEASHDQNVSNDSSNKEDYSSTGESLNEATGYAIAENLLLGTDNFLCKYEGNTNKCSELQVEHSQEKNNVVYVNGDITITKNSKNDVCTVSSKNPEHRIELDNLERIFRNDLNRDASKNEDNAIETNSNCSDDEEYTPKKQRMSRYKQEIYKCATNGCGRKYKYISHYRHHQDSHKLVANTFSSNSSKSIVKLKQGKASTVSFFLCKIPGCGAQVSNVTGLWKHYQDNHANSKLPVVQGTKNNEVFRCKIPGCETEFSTTAMLYKHFSEVHSNGSGNNASTNTKTGNGSSFHYTEMFKDDTTSSQVNFKTDFKAKHNINVNDCTKNTDEQRLSSIVKKETRD
- the LOC144468496 gene encoding uncharacterized protein LOC144468496 isoform X1 is translated as MSAGYVRPRNASFTAVFPRTPARMGQGTDACTDRPTEVSVIRFVSRNRTIEEIAPKKEIYTCKQRDCGKVFTNQDEYKTHETLEALKIRFICREPGCGEELSDPGSMWRHYQEWHNNETNVFICPYTNCGSLHTTSSNLEEHIESCHRQPPTLPTEPEVICFEDLENAMDEEVVQSTEDCYEKRQNEAFAIKQHQYDDNNEQDIYRNNNMQQQKKEASHDQNVSNDSSNKEDYSSTGESLNEATGYAIAENLLLGTDNFLCKYEGNTNKCSELQVEHSQEKNNVVYVNGDITITKNSKNDVCTVSSKNPEHRIELDNLERIFRNDLNRDASKNEDNAIETNSNCSDDEEYTPKKQRMSRYKQEIYKCATNGCGRKYKYISHYRHHQDSHKLVANTFSSNSSKSIVKLKQGKASTVSFFLCKIPGCGAQVSNVTGLWKHYQDNHANSKLPVVQGTKNNEVFRCKIPGCETEFSTTAMLYKHFSEVHSNGSGNNASTNTKTGNGSSFHYTEMFKDDTTSSQVNFKTDFKAKHNINVNDCTKNTDEQRLSSIVKKETRD